Proteins from a single region of Oncorhynchus keta strain PuntledgeMale-10-30-2019 chromosome 20, Oket_V2, whole genome shotgun sequence:
- the LOC118399174 gene encoding hypermethylated in cancer 2 protein-like — translation MDQDCIVSGAPAGPVVQVCFPSVRAAVLDSLNGQREEGRLCDLSIQVQGQVFRAHRCVLAASSPYFHDQVLLKNVTTVSLPSVMDPVAFESVLSSVYTGRLSIVRDDIVNYVTVASFLQMWHIVDKCTEILKRPRPPTECNPVDVAAATRHGASSRQQSPSSTECLYMEREGKEKETRTYGQVQNALPPLATWRRPHQFPRWGHPRPSPQPAMSMPVQHLADSQLDSHPAGESDYSSCEEVWMSSHSKAHLSHHDGRGLDHNHTRHGGFPGEALRLRARLRQRAAPPSTEKLHGRDRGSGYGEDPQEKKGTERVIEASEGMGKELEEEKREGPELRGHSVDFQSSVHQGEEGGQPEGKKTSGELQKKEESQLGRSSAPTSPLAGEPDDVIPGPSCLASTPSTQKQWQASPWSQQVARPQPGEEDYRRENDEGEVDFDRFADGAFGRETYDEIEDGTGQVSQRPLVPTSPDDNDFILGAPGLNWPNGANMTHGGGTPTSTSSCQLSPSPAPFPPSSSPPIPSSSSSISLAGAPYTGKVHFCHCGKAYTLKSMRDRHVKMQHLNLRPFACPVCAKSFKMKHHLTKHLKTHGGLRPYECGLCGKKVIWRDSFLRHQARCERLAESYDGAAASSNTTAAADMDDGYAYGFKEGEIFFFFFTGRSGESGAGRLSGGGGVWDECVVNGWGWG, via the exons ATGGATCAGGACTGCATTGTCTCTGGTGCCCCTGCTGGCCCGGTGGTCCAAGTATGCTTCCCCAGTGTGCGTGCAGCAGTTTTGGACAGCCTGAATGGACAGCGGGAGGAGGGCCGGCTCTGTGACCTCTCCATCCAGGTGCAGGGACAGGTGTTCAGGGCCCACCGCTGTGTGCTGGCTGCCTCCTCGCCATACTTTCACGATCAG GTGTTGCTGAAGAATGTGACGACAGTGTCTCTGCCCTCTGTCATGGACCCTGTGGCCTTTGAGAGTGTCCTGAGTTCAGTCTACACCGGCCGACTGAGCATAGTGCGTGATGACATTGTCAACTATGTAACGGTAGCCAGCTTTCTCCAGATGTGGCATATTGTTGACAAATGCACAGAGATCCTGAAGAGACCCCGACCCCCAACAGAATGCAACCCTGTGGATGTTGCAGCTGCCACACGCCATGGTGCCTCCTCAAGGCAGCAGTCCCCAAGCAGCACCGAGTGCctatacatggagagagaggggaaagagaaggagacgAGGACCTACGGCCAGGTGCAGAATGCTCTGCCGCCATTGGCCACGTGGAGGAGGCCCCATCAGTTCCCCAGGTGGGGCCACCCCAGGCCCTCACCCCAGCCAGCCAtgtccatgcctgtccagcacctAGCTGACTCACAGCTGGACTCCCACCCTGCTGGGGAGAGTGACTACTCCAGCTGTGAGGAGGTGTGGATGTCCAGCCACAGCAAAGCACACCTAAGCCATCACGATGGGAGAGGACTGGACCATAACCACACCAGGCACGGGGGATTTCCTGGTGAGGCATTGAGACTGCGAGCTAGACTGAGACAAAGGGCAGCACCACCAAGTACTGAGAAGCTGCATGGCAGGGATAGAGGAAGTGGCTATGGGGAAGATCCTCAGGAGAAGAAGGGGACTGAAAGAGTGATTGAAGCAAGTGAAGGAATGGGAAAAGAgttggaagaggagaagagggagggtcCTGAGCTGAGAGGACACTCTG TGGACTTCCAATCTAGTGTACACCaaggtgaggagggaggacagcCAGAGGGGAAAAAGACCTCAGGGGAGCTGCAGAAGAAAGAGGAGAGCCAGTTGGGGAGAAGTTCAGCCCCGACTTCTCCCCTTGCTGGGGAACCAGATGATGTGATTCCTGGACCCTCCTGCTTAGCTTCTACACCCTCTACCCAAAAGCAGTGGCAGGCGAGTCCCTGGTCTCAGCAAGTAGCTAGGCCGCAACCTGGAGAAGAAGACTACAGAAGAGAAAACGACGAGGGGGAAGTGGACTTTGACCGATTTGCGGATGGTGCCTTTGGAAGGGAAACCTATGATGAGATTGAGGATGGCACCGGACAAGTTTCTCAGAGACCCTTAGTACCTACCTCTCCTGATGACAATGACTTTATCCTGGGGGCCCCAGGGTTGAACTGGCCCAATGGGGCAAACATGACCCATGGTGGTGGTACCCCAACCTCCACCTCCAGCTGCCAACTGTCCCCATCTCCTGCTCCATtccccccttcctcctcaccccccatcccatcttcctcctcttccatctcccTTGCCGGGGCCCCTTACACAGGAAAAGTGCACTTCTGCCACTGTGGGAAGGCCTACACCCTGAAGAGTATGCGTGACCGCCACGTCAAGATGCAGCATCTCAACCTGCGGCCCTTCGCCTGCCCCGTGTGCGCCAAGAGCTTCAAGATGAAGCACCACCTGACCAAGCACCTGAAGACTCACGGCGGGCTGCGGCCCTATGAGTGTGGCCTGTGTGGGAAGAAGGTCATCTGGAGGGATAGTTTCCTGCGCCACCAGGCACGCTGTGAGAGACTGGCCGAAAGCTACGATGGAGCCGCTGCCAGTAGTAACACCACAGCGGCTGCTGACATGGACGATGGTTATGCCTATGGGTTCAAGGAGggggagattttttttttttttttcacaggGCGGTCAGGTGAAAGTGGAGCAGGCAGACTGTCAGGGGGAGGCGGAGTCTGGGATGAGTGCGTTGTTAACGGGTGGGGTTGGGGCTGA
- the mbpa gene encoding myelin basic protein isoform X1 → MATASTSGQSSFGLSRRKKAPGLMDQISTFFGGDKHKRGKGSFRGHATSPKAAPRRRANENAVMHFFRSLSVTASPRPKSRWREVLGLETKSRLPPKRWSTIF, encoded by the exons ATGGCCACAGCGAGTACCTCAGGGCAAAGCTCATTTGGACTGAGCAGGAGAAAGAAGGCCCCTGGCCTGATGGATCAGATTAGCACGTTCTTTGGAGGTGACAAACATAAAAGGGGCAAG GGGTCCTTCCGGGGTCACGCCACCTCCCCAAAGGCAGCCCCTCGACGTCGGGCTAATGAGAATGCAGTAATGCATTTCTTCAGGAGCTTGAGC GTGACAGCCTCTCCCCGTCCCAAGTCCAGG TGGAGGGAGGTCTTGGGCTTG GAGACCAAGTCCCGCCTTCCCCCCAAACGCTGGAGCACCATCTTCTGA
- the mbpa gene encoding myelin basic protein isoform X2 encodes MATASTSGQSSFGLSRRKKAPGLMDQISTFFGGDKHKRGKGSFRGHATSPKAAPRRRANENAVMHFFRSLSVTASPRPKSRWREVLGLSHCFWMTLTLLNYF; translated from the exons ATGGCCACAGCGAGTACCTCAGGGCAAAGCTCATTTGGACTGAGCAGGAGAAAGAAGGCCCCTGGCCTGATGGATCAGATTAGCACGTTCTTTGGAGGTGACAAACATAAAAGGGGCAAG GGGTCCTTCCGGGGTCACGCCACCTCCCCAAAGGCAGCCCCTCGACGTCGGGCTAATGAGAATGCAGTAATGCATTTCTTCAGGAGCTTGAGC GTGACAGCCTCTCCCCGTCCCAAGTCCAGG TGGAGGGAGGTCTTGGGCTTG AGTCACTGCTTCTGGATGACTTTGACACTGCTCAACTATTTCTGA
- the mbpa gene encoding myelin basic protein isoform X3, translating into MATASTSGQSSFGLSRRKKAPGLMDQISTFFGGDKHKRGKGSFRGHATSPKAAPRRRANENAVMHFFRSLSVTASPRPKSRETKSRLPPKRWSTIF; encoded by the exons ATGGCCACAGCGAGTACCTCAGGGCAAAGCTCATTTGGACTGAGCAGGAGAAAGAAGGCCCCTGGCCTGATGGATCAGATTAGCACGTTCTTTGGAGGTGACAAACATAAAAGGGGCAAG GGGTCCTTCCGGGGTCACGCCACCTCCCCAAAGGCAGCCCCTCGACGTCGGGCTAATGAGAATGCAGTAATGCATTTCTTCAGGAGCTTGAGC GTGACAGCCTCTCCCCGTCCCAAGTCCAGG GAGACCAAGTCCCGCCTTCCCCCCAAACGCTGGAGCACCATCTTCTGA